The Alkalilimnicola sp. S0819 DNA segment GCCGCTGCAGCAGGCGGGGGGTCCGCACGCGGCGGCTCCGGGCGAGGGTGCTCCCGTTCCGTGGCCGGCGCGAAGGGGTTGTCGCTTTCCCAGTCGGTGCTCATGGGGCGATCTTACAGCTTATGGGAGACGGGTTCCCGCCCCCCGTCGCGGTAGCGGCGAAAACGCTCGCGCCCGGCCGCCCGCACGGCCGGGTCCGTGTCGATGATTTCCGCCAGCCGGGTGTAGTCGGCCCAGTTTTCGGGCATCGTCGGCGAGAGGTTGATCAGCAGCAGATCCGTGTCGGCGGGGGGCTGCAGGCCAAGGCGGATGGGCTCGTCGCTGTCGGCGCCGCCGTGGGGCAGGAAACTGCCCGGGCGAAAGCTCCACAGCAACTGGTCCAGCTCCTCCTGCCGAGCGTGATCGCCCAGCAGCAGAAACACCCGCACGCCGCTGCGCCAGGCCTTCTCGGTGAGCCTGCAGGCGAACAGCGCCCGCGCCCGGGGGGTGTCCTCGGAGAGGATGTAGAAATCCACCCGCCGGGCGGTCTCGGTGCTCATGCCGACGCCCTCAGCGCTCGGCGCGCTGGATCAGGAATTGGCTGAGCAGGGGGACCGGGCGGCCGGTGGCGCCCTTGTTCGCGCCGCTGAGCCAGGCGGTACCGGCGATATCCAGATGTGCCCAATGGAACTTGCCGGCGAAGCGGGAGAGGAAGCAGGCGGCGGTGATGGTGCCCGCCTCTCGACCGCCGATATTGGCGAGGTCGGCGAAGTTGCTCTTCAGCTGATCCTGGTATTCATCCCACAAGGGCAGCTCCCAGGCCCGGTCGCCGCTGGCCTTGCCCGCTCCCAGCAGTTCGTTGATCAACGGGCTGTGATTGCCGAGCAGGCCGTGGGCATGGTTGCCCAGGGCGATGACGCAGGCGCCGGTGAGGGTGGCGATGTCCACCACCGCCTCCGGCTCGAAGCGTTCCACGTAGGTGAGCGCATCGCACAGCACCAGCCGCCCCTCGGCGTCGGTGTTGAGGATCTCCACCGTCTTGCCGGCCATGGTGGTGACGATGTCTCCGGGGCGGGTGGCGCGGCCGTCGGGCATGTTCTCGGCGGCGGCCACCACGGCCACCACGTTCAGCGGCAGCTCCAGCTCCGCGCAGGTCTTGAGGGTGCCGAACACGCTGGCCGAGCCGCACATGTCGAATTTCATCTCATCCATGCCGGCGCCGGGCTTGAGCGAGATGCCGCCACTGTCGAAGGTGATGCCCTTGCCCACCAGGGCGATGGGTTTTTCGTTCGGCTTCCCGCCCCGGTACTGCATGACGATCAGGCGCGGTTCCCGCTCGCTGCCCCGGCCCACGGCGAGCAGGGAATGCATGCCGAGCTCGGTCATCTGCGCCACGTCCAGCACCTCGGTCTCGATAACCGGGTATTGCTCGGCGAGCAGGCGGCCCTGCTCGGCCAGGTACTCGGGGTAGCAGACATTGGGTGGGGTGTTGCCCAGGGTGCGCGCCAGGTTCATGCCTTCGGCCACGGCCTGGCCGGTGCGCGCGGCCTGTTCGCCGCTCGCCAGATCCCGGCGGCTGGGCACGGCGAAGGTCAGCCGCTTGACCGGGCGGCGCGGCGCCTCGGCCTTGCTCTTGTAATCGTCGAAGCGGTAGAGCCGATGCGTGATCTGGCGGGCGGCGTCCTGCACGCACCAGTGCAGATCCCGGCCCTTGACCGGCAGTTCGGTGAGATAGCAGACGGCCTCGGTGGCGCCGCTGTCGTTGAGCTGGTCGGTCATCAGGTCGATACTGCGGCGGTAGGCGCGCTCGTCGAACTCGCGCTCCTTGCCGCAGCCGATCAGCAGCACCCGGTCCGCCAGCAGCTGTGGCACCCCGTGCAGCATCAGCGCCTGGCCGGCGCGGCCCTCCATGTCGCCCCGGCGCAGCAGCGCCGACAGGTGCCCGCCACTGGCCTCGTCCAGGGCCTTGGCCGCCGCCGACAGGCGACGGGACTCGAACACGCCGGCCACCACGCAGGCGCTGCGTTGTTTTTCCGGGCTACCGCTCTTGACCGCGAACTGCATGCGAGACTCCTCGATAGCTGTTGGGACAGGCTTTATGGCCGAGCCTGTTTAGGGCACTATCGGCTCCGGTTCCTGTCCATTTCGGGTATGTGTCTTCCAGCCGGTTCCGCCGTCTTTTCCATGGGTGCGCCGCCATTGGCGCGCAAGGTCGGACAGGGCCGTTGCGGGAACAGTTTAATGGGTAAATCGCCCTTTTTGCAGGGGAATGACCAGAAAGTGGGTCTTTCGTGAGACTTTCCATCGTCGCGCGGTATCTGATCCGGGAGGTTGTCCAAGCCTGGCTGGCGGTAACGCTGGTGCTGGTGGCGGTGCTGCTCACCAATCGGCTGGTGCGATTCCTGGCCGAGGCCGCCAGCGGCGAGATACCGGGCGACGTGGTGCTGGCGCTGCTGGGCTACAAGGCGCTGAGCCATCTGGGACTGGTGTTGCCGGCGAGCTTCTTTCTTGGCGTGGTGCTGGCCTTCGGTCGCCTGTATCGCGATACCGAAATGGCGGCGCTGGGGGCCTGCGGCATAGGTCCGCGGCGGCTGTACCAGGCGCTTTTGCTGCTGGCCGTGCCCCTGGCGGGGGTGGTGGGTCTGATGGCCCTGCAGCTCGGCCCCTGGGCGGACCGGGCCGGCGAGCAGCTGCAGCTGGAGGCCCAGCAGCGGGTGGATGTGGCCGGGCTGCGCGCCGGGCGCTTTCTGCAAATACAGGACTTGAGCGGAACCTTTTATCTGGAGCGATTCAGCGCCGATGGCAGCCGCATGGAGGACGTGTTCGTCCAGACCCGTGGCGAGGGTGGCGAGCTGGTGCTGATCGCGGCGGCCCGCGGGCGCCAGGAGATCCACCCCGAGACCCGCGACCGCCACCTGGTGCTGGAAGACGGCTACCGTTATCAAGGCGTGCCGGGCAGTCCCCAGTGGCGGGTGGTGCGCTTCGAGCGCCATGGAGTGCTGATTCGCGAGGCCGAGGTGGGGGAGGCCAGGCTGCGCCACGGCGGTATGCCCACCGAGGTCTTGCTGGCCTCCGATGCCCCGCGGCTGCGCGCGGAGCTGCAGCGGCGCCTGTCCGCACCCTTGATGGTGTTCGTGCTCGCGTTGCTGGCCGTGCCCCTCTCCCGCAGCAGCCCCCGGGACGGTCGCTACGGCAGGCTGTTGGCGGCGGTGCTGGTGTACGCGATCTATTCCAACCTGCTCACCGTGGCCCAGGGCTGGATGGAGGACGGTGATCTGCCGGTGGCCTTGGGGCTTTGGTGGGTGCATGGGCTGCTGGCGGCGTTGGGGCTGATCCTGCTCTGGCGCGAGTACGGGCTGCGGCGGCGGCCGAGGGCGGTGGAGGCCGGCGCATGAGCATCTTCGCTCGCTATCTGATCCGCACGGTCATCGCGGGCAGCCTGATCGCCCTGCTGGTGATCATCTCGCTGGAGCTGGTGTTCGCCTTCGTGGATCAGAGTCAGGACGTGGGCGAGCAGGATTACACCGCGCTCACCGCGCTGCTCTATGTGTTGCTCACCGCCCCGTACCGCGCCTACGAGGCCTTCCCCATGGCCACGCTCATCGGCAGTCTGGTGGGCCTGGGAGGGCTGGCGGCGCGTTCCGAACTGGTGGTGATGCGCGCCGCCGGGGTGTCGGTGCTGGGTGTGGCCCGTGCGGTGATGGCCGCCGGCCTGCTGCTGGCGCTGCTGGCCATGGCGCTGGGGGAATGGGTGGCGCCGGTTTCCGAGCGCTGGGCTCAGGAATTGCGGGCCCGGGCCATGGCCGAGAAAATCAGTGCCCGGGCCAGCGGCTTCTGGGCGCGGGACGGGCGCTTTTATGTGGAAGTGGAGCGGGCCGACAGCGCGCGCTTGCTGCGCGGCGTACGGCTTTACCAGTTCGACGGGGCGGATCTGCAGCGGGTGATCACCGCGGACACGGCTACCCACACCGGGCGTGGCTGGCAGTTGGACCAGGCCCGCCAGACGGTGTTCGGGCCGCAGGGCGTGGCAGTGGGGCCGGTGAAGGCGTTGAGCTGGGATTCGCAGCTCGAACCCGAGGTGCTGGACGTGGTGGTGGTGGAGCCGGAGGCCCTGCCGCTGCGCCAACTCCATACCTATATCGGCTATCTGCGGGACAACGGCCTGGAGTCCGAGCGTTACCAGCTCGCCTTCTGGATCAAGCTGGCTACCCCCTTGGCCACCATCACCATGCTATTGCTTACGGTGCCGCTGGTGTTCGGCTCGCTGCGCACCGTGGGAGCGGGTCAGCGGATCTTCATCGGCGTGCTGATCGGCATCGGCTTCTTTCTGGCCAACCGACTGCTCAACCACGCCGGGCTGGTCTATGGGCTGCCGCCGGTGCTGAGCGCGCTGCTGCCCACGGGGCTTTTCCTGCTGGCGGGGGTTTGGGCCACGGCGCGGGTGCGCTAGGAAGGTATCCGATCGCTCCCCCGGGCTCGCGAAGCTGGCCGTCCGCGAGCTTGCCTTGAGCTCCCCTTGCCACCGGGGCCCTGTCCTAGACCGGCGAGCGCTCCGCCGGTTTCGGCTCCAGAACCAGCTCGGTGCCGGCCGCCAGGTCATGCCAGGTGCGCCCGCGGGGGTCGATGATCGAATGCAGGAAGCCCAGCCCGAACACCGCCCAGGAGAGCGGGGCCACCAGGAAGCGGATCAGGGCCTGGCGCAGGCTCACCGGCCCGCCGTCCAGGCTCCGCAGGCGCAGCCGCCAGGCGCGCAAGCCCAGGGTCTGGCCGCCTCGCAGCCAGAAGCCACCGAAGAAGCCGAAGCTCACCAGCAGCAGATAGCCGCGGTAGAGCCAGTCATACCCCTGGATGGCCTCGCCGTCGGTGAAGGGCAGCCACAGGGCGGTGGCCAGCATCAGCAGGGCAAGCAGCAGCAGGCTGTCGTAGAAGATGGCCGTCAGCCGGCGCAGCAGGCCGCCGTGCTGGGCGCGCTTGGAAGGAGTAGTGCCGGTCACGCTGGGTATCCGTTGTTCGGCCGAACCGGGGGTTGGCGCTCCCACGGGGAATTGAACCCCGGTTTCCGCCTTGAGAGGGCGGCGTCCTGAACCGCTAGACGATGGGAGCGTGTCCGTATCGATCTCGGGCCTGCAAGCCCGTCGAGGCGGTGCTATTATACGCGCACTTTGAGCCCGCTCAAGCGCATGCTGCTCGTGAACGAACAGGACAACAAGCTGACACCGACTATCATATCCCGCGCCGATCACAGTATTTCGCGCGCCAATATCAGCGAGAACGCCCTCAAGGTGCTGTACCGGCTGAAGAACGCCGGCTACCAGGCGCATCTGGTGGGCGGCGGTGTGCGTGATCTCTCCCTGGGCCGCGAGCCCAAGGACTTCGATGTCGCCACCGACGCCACCCCCGAGGACGTCAAGGCGCTGTTCCGCAACTGCCGCCTGATCGGCCGGCGCTTTCGCCTCGCCCACGTGCACTTCGGCCGCGAGATCATCGAGGTGGCCACCTTTCGCGCCCTGCACGACGGCAACGG contains these protein-coding regions:
- a CDS encoding DNA polymerase III subunit chi, encoding MSTETARRVDFYILSEDTPRARALFACRLTEKAWRSGVRVFLLLGDHARQEELDQLLWSFRPGSFLPHGGADSDEPIRLGLQPPADTDLLLINLSPTMPENWADYTRLAEIIDTDPAVRAAGRERFRRYRDGGREPVSHKL
- a CDS encoding leucyl aminopeptidase, which encodes MQFAVKSGSPEKQRSACVVAGVFESRRLSAAAKALDEASGGHLSALLRRGDMEGRAGQALMLHGVPQLLADRVLLIGCGKEREFDERAYRRSIDLMTDQLNDSGATEAVCYLTELPVKGRDLHWCVQDAARQITHRLYRFDDYKSKAEAPRRPVKRLTFAVPSRRDLASGEQAARTGQAVAEGMNLARTLGNTPPNVCYPEYLAEQGRLLAEQYPVIETEVLDVAQMTELGMHSLLAVGRGSEREPRLIVMQYRGGKPNEKPIALVGKGITFDSGGISLKPGAGMDEMKFDMCGSASVFGTLKTCAELELPLNVVAVVAAAENMPDGRATRPGDIVTTMAGKTVEILNTDAEGRLVLCDALTYVERFEPEAVVDIATLTGACVIALGNHAHGLLGNHSPLINELLGAGKASGDRAWELPLWDEYQDQLKSNFADLANIGGREAGTITAACFLSRFAGKFHWAHLDIAGTAWLSGANKGATGRPVPLLSQFLIQRAER
- the lptF gene encoding LPS export ABC transporter permease LptF — its product is MRLSIVARYLIREVVQAWLAVTLVLVAVLLTNRLVRFLAEAASGEIPGDVVLALLGYKALSHLGLVLPASFFLGVVLAFGRLYRDTEMAALGACGIGPRRLYQALLLLAVPLAGVVGLMALQLGPWADRAGEQLQLEAQQRVDVAGLRAGRFLQIQDLSGTFYLERFSADGSRMEDVFVQTRGEGGELVLIAAARGRQEIHPETRDRHLVLEDGYRYQGVPGSPQWRVVRFERHGVLIREAEVGEARLRHGGMPTEVLLASDAPRLRAELQRRLSAPLMVFVLALLAVPLSRSSPRDGRYGRLLAAVLVYAIYSNLLTVAQGWMEDGDLPVALGLWWVHGLLAALGLILLWREYGLRRRPRAVEAGA
- the lptG gene encoding LPS export ABC transporter permease LptG produces the protein MSIFARYLIRTVIAGSLIALLVIISLELVFAFVDQSQDVGEQDYTALTALLYVLLTAPYRAYEAFPMATLIGSLVGLGGLAARSELVVMRAAGVSVLGVARAVMAAGLLLALLAMALGEWVAPVSERWAQELRARAMAEKISARASGFWARDGRFYVEVERADSARLLRGVRLYQFDGADLQRVITADTATHTGRGWQLDQARQTVFGPQGVAVGPVKALSWDSQLEPEVLDVVVVEPEALPLRQLHTYIGYLRDNGLESERYQLAFWIKLATPLATITMLLLTVPLVFGSLRTVGAGQRIFIGVLIGIGFFLANRLLNHAGLVYGLPPVLSALLPTGLFLLAGVWATARVR
- a CDS encoding RDD family protein; its protein translation is MTGTTPSKRAQHGGLLRRLTAIFYDSLLLLALLMLATALWLPFTDGEAIQGYDWLYRGYLLLVSFGFFGGFWLRGGQTLGLRAWRLRLRSLDGGPVSLRQALIRFLVAPLSWAVFGLGFLHSIIDPRGRTWHDLAAGTELVLEPKPAERSPV